Genomic window (Pseudomonadota bacterium):
CCAGCTTCTGCCGACAGATCGACCGTCGGTGAAATAATCGACTCATCCATGTTCGCCGGGATCTCCACGTTGATCTTCGTGGCGAGCACCGTGCCGCTGCCCTCGACGCCAGCCCGAGGCCCGATCGTCGGCTCGCCGCAGCTCCACACCGGGTTGCCGTTGGTTGCAGATGAGGTCCAGCCTGCCTCGCAAGTCGCGAAGTCCCAAGCTTGGATCAGTTCACTGCCTTCGTCAGGGGCGAAAGACCCCTGGACAGGTTCCGGGAAGACGACCGGCTCCTGACAGCAGTCGACTCCCATCGAGACGACCAGGGCAGTACAGAACGGTGCGAACGCAAACAAACCCTTACCTGTGTGGAAGCGCATCTGCGAACTCCTTTCCGAGGTCCCCCAAGATCTCATCGAGGAAACCCGAAGTGAACGGCCCCTTCCGCCAACGCGTTTTCCGAACACGATCTCTGCCGGTCGCCGAACCAACTAGCAACTACCAGGCCACCTTCGTTTCTGGGCAACCGACACTAGCGAAAAACGAACAACATCCCGCAATCATGATATTTTTTTGAACCAAGGCTGGCGCGACCGTAAAACTGTCGCTGCCCGGATGGCCCAAGTTGTGCCGCGGTGTACAGAAGACAGCCATGTCTTCGTTGCACGACACGTCGCCACAACGGTTCCTGACCCGGTGATTCAATGCGCCCCCCCCCGCTTTTGAACCGTCAACTGATCTTGTGTTGAAGTAGTGTCCTGAAAAACGGCTTCCGGTGCAACAAAAAAATAGGGTCACGCAGACACGCCAGGTCGGTTTTCTACATATAAAACCAGGCATCGAGCACGTCGACGGACACCACTTCGTGGACGAGGAGAAGAAGGTTGCCAGTCGCGTCGTCGCCCTGCCCCTCGTGATGGGCATCCTGCGCAAGAAGCTCAACGAGGGCGCGTTCCACGTGTACATCGACCCCAGTCGGTTGCGGGACGTGTGAGCGATCATCACGTTGGACAAGGGCGTCGAGTAGGAGGAACGAAGTCGTTGATCGCGAGCACGATCGCGGCGGCGTAGGCGTAAAAGTGGGCACGCCTTCCCGTCTTGTGGAACAGTAGCCCAAACGCGCGAGAAGGCCGGAGGTGAAGCGCCGCCTGGCCCGCCCCGGTGCAGGGGATGAACCAGATCTCGGGACTGTGGAGGAGACATGAACGCAACGACTGATCCCATTCAACAGATGGCGGAGGATGCCGACGGGCCCGTACAGGAGCTGTTGCTCCGCTTGGAGACCCTGACCGGCTCCCGCGTGCGCGACGAAATCTCGAACTCCCAGTACAGGGTCCTTGCGGAGATCGGCGGGCGCGAGGCTCTGTCGGTCGGTGACCTGGGGAAGGCGATCCGGTCGGCCCAGAGCACCACGTCCGAGATGGTGGCGCGGCTCGCGAAGGCGGGGCTCGTCCGGAAGCTCCGAGGCTCCCCAGGTGGGGCGGTGGCCGATGGTCGCGTCGTCATGATCGAGCTGACCGACCTGGGCCGGAAGATGGTGCAGCAGTACCGGAAGCGCGTGCACGAGTGGAGCCGGTCGCTGCTGGGCAGGATGGCCCCCGGCGAGCGCGACGCTTGCCTGGAAGCGCTGCAACGCCTCGATGAGCTGCTACGCAAGGGCATGGACGCATAGCTCCTGCTGGGCGGACTCGTGCGCCTGATCGCGATTGCGAAGGAAGATGCCGCGCGTCCGCTTGCCCCGAGCGAAACCAGCCTTACTTTGAAAATACGTCCTCCCCACGAGCGAGCTGGATCTAAGGGCACATGTCGTCCTGGGAGGACGTCCAAGCCGAGGAGCGAGCATGCCCCCCTAAAGCATTCCTGTCGTTGACCGTTTATCTTGGTGAGTACCGCAGACGAGAACACGACCGAACCTTCTGGGCGCACGGGTTGCCCAGCGGCTTGCTTCGTTGTTTCGGAAGTGATCAAGGAGGTTGAGGATGGACAATGCGATCGGTTTGGCATTCGAGGATCTGGTCGATCTCGCGTTCCAGATGGAGACGAACGGGGCCGCGTACTACGGGAAGGCGGCCGCGCGATCCACGGACCCCGAGATCCGCAAGGTGCTCACCGCCCTCCAAGGGATGGAGGAGGAGCACGCGCGGGTGTGGGCGGGGGTGAAGGCGGATCTCGGAGGTCCCGGGCCTATCGATCGAGAGGCGGACGAGACGGTGTCGGAGTACCTCCGCACCTGGCTCTCCGGAGCCGCGTTCGATAAGTCCCCGGAGGAAATTGCGGCGATCGCGGGAAGCGAGAGTATGCCCGAGGTATTCAAGGTCGCCATCGGGCTCGAAAAGGAGACGATCGCCTTCTACACCGGGCTGCGCGCGCTGGTGGTCGACGACCTGGTCCTCGCACGGCTCGATGGGATGACAAAGGAGGAGATCCAGCACGTGGCCGAGCTGTCGAGAACTTTGCAGGGGCTCACGCCCGGTTGAGTCAGCCCCGTGCTGCTCCGAAGCGCCCGTAACCAGGGGATCCGCCAGCCATGACGCAATCGCCCGATTCCGAGAAGAGATCCCGCCGAGATCCGGTTTCGCCCGACGATCTGCCGCGCAGCGTGCTCGATGATCTCCTCGAAGGCTGCCAAGTCATCGGCCCCGACTATTGCTACCTCTACGTCAACCACGCCGTGGCCGCACAAGGTCGCACGACTCGGGAAAATCTGGTCGGCCGCACCATGCAGGCGGTCTACCCCGACATCGAGGCCACCGCCATGTTCGCGGTCCTCCGGCAGAGCATGGAAAAACGCATCTCCCAGAAGATGGAGAACGAGTTCGTTTTTCCGGACGGATCGAGCGGCTGGTTCGAGCTGAGGTTCGAGCCGGTTCCCGCCGGTGTGGCGGTTTTCTCGGTGGAGATCACTGAACGCAGGCGCGTCGAGGCGGTCCTGCACCGGACCCAACGAGCGTTCAGGACGCTCAGCAAGTGCAACCAGACGCTGGTTCGGGCGAGCGACGAAGATCGGTTTCTGCGGGACGTCTGCGCGCTCGCCGTGGAACACGGATACCGTCTGGCATGGATCGGTTTCAAGGAGTCGGACGCGGCGAGGTCGGTGCGCCCGGTCGCGGCGGCCGGGGTCGACGAGGGCTACACCACCGCGCTGCAGGTCACCTGGGGCGACGATGCGAGAGGGCACGGGCCGACGGGACGCGCTATCAGGACCGGCGAGACGGCCGTCGCGCGCTTCATCGCGACCGACCCGGAGTTCGCTCCGTGGAACGCGGCGGCCCTCTTGCGCGGCTTCCTCTCGTCGGTCGCCTTGCCGTTCCGGGTCGACGGCGAGGTCGCCGGAGCCCTCAACCTCTACGCTGCGGAGCCGGACGCGTTCGACGGCGAAGAGCTGAAGCTGCTCGAAGAGATGGCCCTCGACCTCGGCTACGGCATTGCCACCCTGCGTGCGCGTGTTGCCCACCAGTTGGCACAGGAGTCGACTCGCGCGTCGGCCCAGCGGTGGAGCGGCACGTTCAACGCCATCTCGGACACCGTCTGTGTCATCTCCACGAACCACGAGTTCGTCGAAATCAACGATGCGGGTTGCGCTGCTATAGGTCGACCGAGAGAAGAGATCATCGGTCGAAAGTGCTTCGATCTCTTGCACGGGACCGATATCCCTATCATGGCCTGCCCGTGCAGCCAGGTGGGACAAGCCCTCAAACCCGCCGTCGGAATGCTGGAGCAGGGCGACCGATGCTATGAGCTGCTCGCCTGGCCCATCCTCGGTTCGGACCGCCGACTGGAAGGCTTCGTGCACATCGTGAAGGACATCACCGAGCGCAAGCGGGTCGAGCAGGCGCTGCGCGAGAACGAGGCGCGTTTCCGCGCGGTGTTCGAAGTGACTTCCGTCGGCATCGTTCAGGTAGATCCGCGGGACGGGCGGATTGGCCGGTACAACGAGAAGTACCGCGAGATCACCGGTTACAGCGACGAGGAGCTGCGCGCCATGCAGTTCCGGGAGCTGACGCACCCGGACGATCGCGAGCGTGACTGGGAGCTGTTCTCCCGCGCAGTGCGCGGCGAGACGCCCGACTACCGGAACGAGAAGCGCTACGTGCGCAAGGACGGTTCGATCGTCTGGGTGCGTTTGAACGCTTCGTTCGTGCGCGACAGCGCGGGCAAGCCCCTGCGCACCGTGGCTATCTGCGAGGACATCACCGAGAGCAAGCGGGCGGAGGTCGCGCTTCGGGAGAGTGAGGAGCGCTACCGCATGCTGTTCGAGAACAGCCTGGATGCCGTGCTCCTCACCGTCCCGGACGGCAGCGTCCTGTCCGCCAACCCGGCGGCGTGCCACATGTTCGGCAGAACCGAGGCGGAGATCCATACGCTCGGACGCGATGCCATTCTTGATCCCAAGGACCCCCGTCTGGTCGGGTTGCTGGCGACGAGGGCCAGGGATGGCAAGGCGTTCGGAGAGCTGGCCTTCTTCAGGAAGGACGGCTCCTCGTTCCCCGGTGAAGTGTCGTCCGTGCTCTTTGAGGAGCGATCCGGCTCCGTGCGGAGCAGCATGATCATTCGCGACATCACCGAGCGCAAACTGGCCGAGATCGCGTTGCGTCAGAGCGAGGGGAAATTCCGGACCATCTTCGAGGCCAGCGCGTCTGCGATGGCGATCATCGAGCGCGACAAGATGATCTCGATGGTCAACCGGGAGTTCAGCAAGCTGAGTCTGTACGAGGAGGCCGATGTCATCGGGCAGAGCTGGCTGACGCTGATTCCGCCCGAGGACCTCGGCCGGTTACAGGAGTACAACAGCAGGAGGCTCATCGACCCCAAGAGCGCCCCCGACCAGTACGAGTTCACGTTTTACCGGAAGGACGGCGCAGTCCGAAACTGCCTCATGTCCGTGGGAGTGATCCCCACGAGCAACCAGATCATCTGCTCCTTCGTGGACATCACCGAGCGCAAGCGGGCGGAGGCGAAGCGCCTCGAACTCGAAGAGCAGCTTCGGGGAGCCCAGAAGATGGAGGCAATCGGCCGCCTCGCGGGCGGCGTGGCGCACGACTTCAACAACCTGCTCGCCGTCATCATCAGCTACGCCGAGTTCACAATCGAACAGTTGCGCGAGTCCGATCCTGTGAGATCGGACATTAAGGAGATCTGCAAGGCGGGGCACCGGGCTGCGGTGTTGACGAGACAGCTCCTGGCTTTCGGCCGCAAGCAGATGCTGGCGCCCGAGGTGCTGAGCCTCAACGACGTGGTCACCGACATCGAAAGCATGCTCACACGGCTCCTCGGCGAGGACGTCGATGTCGCGACCTACCTCGCCGAGGATCTTGGCAACGTCACGGCGGACCGCGGCCAGATCGAGCAGGTGCTCATGAACCTGGCGGTCAACTCGCGCGACGCCATGCCCGAAGGCGGCAAGTTGACCATCGAGACCGCCAACGTCGAGTTGGACGAGAACTACGCGGAGCGGCACGTCGCCGTCGTACCCGGTCGGTACGTACTGCTGTCTGTGACCGACACGGGGTGCGGCATGGACGCCGAGACGCAGAGCCGCGTGTTCGAGCCGTTCTTCACGACCAAGGAGAGGGGCAAGGGCACGGGGCTCGGCCTCTCCACGGCCTACGGCATCGTCAAGCAGAGCGGGGGCAACATCTGGATCTACAGCGTGCCCGGACAGGGCACGACCTTCAAGGTCTACCTGCCGCGCGTGAACGCTCTCGCGGTCGAGGCGGCACTGAAGCCGGTGTCCGAGGCACCCACGGGAAGCGAGACGGTGCTTGTCGTCGAGGACGAGGACGCGGTGCGCAGGCTGACGGAGCGCATCTTGCGGACAGCAGGGTATCGGGTGCTCGCCGCGTCGAACGGAGGCGAAGCCTTGCTGTTGTGCGAGAAGCACGGGGACGCGATCGACCTCCTCCTGACCGACGTGGTGATGCCACAGATGGGCGGACGAGAGCTGTCTGATCGATTGGCGAAGCTCTCCCCTGGGCTCCGGGTTCTCTTCACCTCGGGCTACACGGACGAAGCCATCGTCCACCATGGCGCCCTGGATCAAGGCACCAACTTCATCGGGAAGCCGTTCAGCGCCGCCGCGCTCACTCGAAAAGTGCGCGCCGTGCTGGATGAGCCGGGTCCGGAGGCGAAACTGTAGAATCGAAGATCGACGTGGCTGACGACGATCGGGGCTGACGTGTTTGTGACCGTGTCAAAATCGGGTGCGAAATAGGAACGGGGACGAGTCCCGGAGGATCGCTTGTGCGGTTTTCCCTCATTTTCGAAGGAGGCAAGCAGATGACCACGATCACCGCGCGCCAGGCGATCCGGAACGCCATCGAGGCCGAGCTCGCCGCGTCCCGTTTCTACGGGCTTCTCGCCGACAGCACCGAGGACGCGGAGAGCCGCGCGTTCCTCGCCGGGCTCGCCGAGCAAGAGGTCCTCCACGCCCGGGCGATCGAGGTGAAGAGCCGCGAGATCGCCGACGGCCCGCTCCCGAGTCGCGCCGAGGGCGAGGTCGAGATGATCGAGACGCTGCCCGAGTGGCGGTTCGCTGACGGCGTGACCCTGGAGCAGGCGCTCGACATCGCCTTCGAGGCCGAGAACAAAGCGTCCATGTACTACGACGCCTTCGCCGACTTCTTCGATGGTCCGGCGAAGGAGTTCTTCGTCGAGTTGGCGCGGGTCGAGGCCGAGCACGCTGCCGAGTTGGCGAAGCGGAAGCAGAGGTTGAGCTGAACGTGACGGCCCTGAAAACCGGTACCAAACTGGTACCAAAACGCCGGAGAATCGTTTGTTTTCTTGGCGCTGTATGTGGTACTAATGTTCGTTCTCAACCTATTGAGAAACCAAGGAAAAGATAACAAAATCGCCCGTTTGCCGAGGTCGTTGATAACGAGTTCCTAAACCGGGGGTCGCAAGTTCGAGTCTTGCTGGGCGCGCCAGGAACGACGCGGGTTTCCGCGATCGCAGCTTTTCCGAAAAACCCTCCGTTGACACGACGTTGACACGGAATCCGATTTTTACTGTCCGGCAGCGTGCGGTGGCGTTGCCGGTGCGAGCGAATCGACGACGCGAAGCTGTGCGCCCGATCCGAGGTGCGCGTAGCGGTGCGTGCTCTGCTCCGAGCGGTGGCCGAGCTGTGCCTGGATCGCCTTGATCGACTGACCTCCCGTGGCAGCCTGGCTCGCCACCGAGTGCCTGCCGATCGCGTGGTGCCCGAGTCGCCGAAGGCCGACCTTCTTCTGTACGTAGCGGAGCGGCCTCTTGTAGCTGTCGACCCAGACCGGGAAGCCGCCCTTGTCGTCGCCGAAGAGGTAGTGCGAGCCCGCGTAGCCCTGATCGATGTGCCACTTGATCGCGTCGACTACGTCCTGCGACAGTTCCAGCGTGTACGCCTCGTTGTTCTTCCGCGTCGTGATCATCGCTGGTCGCGTCTTCGTGCCGGTCTGCACCTGCACGTCGACCACGAGCTGCGGCGGGATGTCGCGGATCTTGTCCTTCGAGATCGCGTACACCTCGCCCCTGCGAAGGCCGAGCCGACAGGTCAAGTAGAAGAAGAGGTACCAGGTCGGGCGAAGGTGAAACATCCCGTCGAGTAGTCGATCCCGTTCCGCTGTCGTGTACCAGGGCGCATCCTTCCTCGGAACGGAGAGGGTAGGGATGTACGGCAGCTTGGCGAGCTTCTCCCGCTTCCACATGAACCTGAGCACGGCGCGGATCAGCGTCAGGTGATGGTTCACGGTACGCGGGCCGAGGTTGCTCGGCATCTTCTGCTTGAACACGTCCAGCTCCGAGGTGGTGATCTCCTCGATGTACAGGTGGCCGAGGATCGGCTTGATGCGCGTCCAGTGGTGCTCGTAGACGTCGCGAGCACGGTCCTTCATCTGGATCGCCGCCATGTACGCCTTGTAGGCTTCGTCGAGGGTGATCTGCTTCCCGCCCGCCTCGATCTCCACGAGCCGTTTCTGACCGGCACAGAGAGCCGCCTGCTTCGTCCTGAAGCCTCCTTTCCTCTCCCGATCCCCGTCGGGAGGCTTGAAGTCGTACTGCCACGAATTCGCCAACTTTCGTAAGTGGACCTCAGTCGCCATGATGCGAGCTCCTCTCAGCCAGGAACTTGCGCATCGCGGCATCACGGTTCGTCAGGAACAGGTCTAGCATGTCCACGCGGAAGCGTCTCGAGCGGAGCGGCCCGTAGACCGGGATCTGATCCGCGCTCACGAGGTTGCGGAGGTACCGCACGGACCAGCCGGTGTAGTCGGCGGCCTGCTCGTAGTTGAGCCACTTCCGTGTTGATCCCGAACCAGGGGGAACCCCACCACCGGGATCTCGATCGGTCTGGACGGCATCGAGGCTTTCCGCCTCTGCACCTTGAAATCGATAGGGCATCTCAACATCTCCATGCCGCGTCTCTGCGGCCGAAAGAGATGTCGCTGCGGGAGCGATCGCTCCCCTGTCAGTCTGCGTCAGCCGTTGTCACGGCAGGAATATCTGCATCAACGACACCGCGTTATCGGAGAAGCCGGCAGGATGAATCCCCACCCCACCGGCTCTCCTTGTTCACGGCCGTGGGTCTTCACCTCGGCCAACCATTGTCGCCCTACCGCCTACGCAGCGGGCTTCGTCACCACTCTCGACACGACATTCGCCGCGTCAGGCATCTCTTGGCACGTCTCCCCGAGAAGGAGGTGCCCGGCCTTCTTGTTGTTGCGTCCGCCCCACTGCTTGAAGAAGAAAGCGACACCAGCCTCGCGGCACTGATCGCGGATGTCGACGACCCACGCCTCGAGTACGGGCTCGGATCCCGGACCCGACTCACCGCCGACGATGACCCAGTCGATCCCGTCGAGGTTGAGATTGGGGATCGGCCCCAGGAGCGGCTCGATCGAGAGGAACCGGACGGCGGCCGGAACCTGCCGCAGATGATCGATGCGGTTTACGTGCCGCTCGTTCTCGACGCTGACGCCCATCCATACGTTGGCGGGCCAGGGCAGCTGCGGCGCCAGCTCCACGAGCCGCTCGCTGCGCTTCGTGAGCACCTGGAACGTATGCCGGGGACAGTCGACCGCGACCGAGAAGATCTTCTGGATGAACTCCACCGGCACGTCTTTGTGGAACGTGTCGGACATCGAGTTCACGAAAACCATGCTCGGTTTCCGCAGCTTGTAAGGCTCCCCGAGGCACTCAGGGTGGGTCACGACCTCGGAGAAGCCCGCCTGGTACTTCTCCTGGCCCATGGCCTTCAACCGTCGGGTCATCGTCGCGGCGTAGCAGCGTGCACACCCCGCGCTGACCTTCTGGCAGCCGGTGACTGTGTTCCACGTCTCGTTGGTCCAACTGATTTTTGTGCTCATCTTTCAATCCCTCGGGTTAAGTCCCACTCCGTTTGGCGCGGGAAAAAGTTGCAGATCATCGTCGCCTCCAACACGGCCGACGAAAGCCGGAACGCCGGGGCAAGACTCGTCGAGACGGGGCGATCGGTCCTCGTGAACCGGCACTTGTTTCGCTTCGGTCGCGACCTCGATCTCGATGGCGACATGGTCACCACCGCGTGGCCCCGGTGTTCCGGTTGTATGCGCCCCGGACGCGGTGTTCCCGACGTACCGCTTGAACGCGTCGTCGAACTGGGACTGCTCGTACCCCTTCAGCGTCCCGCGCTCAAACCGGATCGATTTTGGTCGGATGCGGTGGGCCCGCAACCTCGAAGCGAGGAGGTTGGGCGTCAGACGGCGCCCGAACGCGCTCTCCTTCCATGGGCGATCGTCGAGCTGGCACAGCCTGCCGACGAGTTCGGCGGAGCTGATTCGCGCTTCGACGATGTCTGAGAAGATTTCCTTGATGTCCATGAGGAGCTGCTCGGTCACGGAGCCCTCGTCGTCGGAATCCACAGACATGATCGCCGCCGTGCGCGCCCTGTCCGGCCAGGATCCTCCGACGAGATCGGCGATGGCGATGAGGGGGCGCCAGTTGTCGGCCGCACGGGAATGCAGCGCTCCCGGGATCTCTGGGTCGGCGGTCCGCAGAGCGTCGAGGTGCTGCTTCACCCAGAAGAACGCCGAGCCCTTCTGCTCATGGAGGAGCGCGATGTCAGAGGCGCCGAGGCGGACAACCTGCTCTTCTGGAAGTTTACGTCGAAGCTCGACCGTGATGGATCTGTCGCGCAGGGTATCGGCCAAGTCGCCGATCAGGGCGACGATCTTCGGTGACCAGGTCGAGTACGTGGTTACGTCTGCCCCGCTGCGCCTGACCACGAACGCCTGCCTGCGATCGTGACCGCTGTTCAGGATGCCGCGCATCACCTCCCCAGCCAAAAATGTGTCGGCTTCGTCGATTAGCAGGGTCGGGTGCTCATAGTTGACAATGGTGTATAGGGCCGCCGGCGTGATGTTGGCGGCTGAGCTTCGATGCGGCACGATCTCACCGAGCAACGAGAGCATCGTCGTCTTCCCGCTCCGCTTCTCGGGGGACCGCAACACGAGGATCGGCGAGTGGGTGGCCGCGTCGTGCGCATGGGCGTGAAGCACCCACAGCGCTGCAGCGTCGGCGCTGTGCGCAGGCAAGATGACGTGCTCGCGGATCTCTCGGGCGACGTCATCCAGGAGCTTGGCCCCATCGACGGGCACCGAAGCCTCGGCCGCCTGTCGCTCAGCTTCTTCCTTCTCCTCCGCAGCCCACCGCTCGAGCTGGCAGCGCGTGATCGCCGCATCGATGGTCTCCGCTGGCGAGCCGAACCCCCTCTTGCGCAGCGTCCTTACCGCGACGTCGCGCGCCATCACGAACTCGATACTCTTCTTTTTCAATAGGAGCGACGCGAACTCCATCAGCGCGCATCGCTTGACATCCTCAGGATCGTCCTGCGTCAACGTCTTGAGAATCGCGAAGATGTCTGTGTCATCATCTCCGACACGATTTCCCGCAATGGCGTCTTTGCGCGTCTGTGCGGGCCCAAGACACTGCAGGGACTCCTCTTCGTCGTTCAAGTCGCTGTCCATCGAATTCAAGTCCTCCAAAGCTGCTCCCTCCGGCAACGCGCCGAGCCCCTTGCTCGGTGTCATCCCATTGGAGCACCTTTCTGCGTGGAAGAATTGTGGAAGAACAGTTCGGGTGTTCTATTCCGAGTTTCCTGTCCTACGAGGACGGCCCAGTAGTATCGGCAAGAGCCGTATTCCTATCTGTTCTGCAATTTCGGCGACTGTCTTTCCGACCAAGTTTGCCCTGCGCACGGCATTCGCGTTTTCGCGTTTCTCGAATTTCGCTATTTGTATTGGAGACATTTCCAGAACGACGCGCTGCACCAACCACACCATCCGCTCTTCGGGCGAACTTGCGCTCGTTTTAGGATTTCGTTTGCTGTTTGTGTCAATATCATTTTTCTCGGCCAGTTTCTTCATTCTGGCAATGTACTGATCGAGATGTTTATGAAACTCTGTATTGATGATTTTGCGCGCTTTCTCTTCATCAAAGCCAGCCGGAACCCAACCGCCGCAGAAAGGTCTAAACGACGGGAAAGCGCACTCCTCTGAAGGTATAGGATCTGGTCTGCCCCGATAAAACACCATGGGATTTTTTAAATCCAACGATTCCAGAGAGGGCTGCCCACCGTTGATTTCCCAGAAAATGAATGTGTCGCACACGATATCGGCAACCCAGTTCTCTTCTGGAGTCGCAATGTGAAAGTCGCTCATCCACATTTCTATCGGTTTGATGGCCCGCCGGGATGTCTCCTTTTCGTGGGCACCAAAAGTTCGATGGTCCACAACTTTCGGGAGGAGTTTGGAATGCTGCTTCCACGCGGGGAAGGCCTCTTCGACGAGAGCAACACGTGCCTCGGGAACAAGACGCAGAACGGTCGCAAAGAACTTTTCGCGGGCATTATCCACAAGCGCGACCGGATATGATTTCTTCGATTGGGCCATAGCGAGCACCTCACGGTCCCGAAAGATGATCACCCTTCATCAGTCTATAGCCACAGGAAGAAAAATGAAGTCATTTTTGGACACTTTTAAGGGGATAATGTTATATTGGAGTGCATCCAACGTTCAACCTATTGTTTATATTCATTCATTGGCGATCCAGGGAGAAGGGGAAAGGTAATTCAGAGGTATTTCAGGTCAGTGTGGGGCTTTCCCAAAGAACGGAATGTACATCCGCTTTAGCAGAGCCATGAAGTTTTTCACTTGTCTTTTCCTTTCGCGCAATTAACCAATTAGTAATTCTCTCGCCAAGATACATACCAATATAAATACCTATACCTGCGAGAAGAACCCAACAGAAGATAATTACTGTATTAAGAACTATCGTTAGAAAGAATACTAAAGCTTCCATTTATATTACTCCTGGCAGTAATCGGGACCATCTTCGACCACTACACAACCGTTAGGACAGGGAGTCAGAACATGGTTTGAGTCATCAAATCCACAAACAGGACTATCTCCAGGACCATCAAGAGTACACTGAGGATTTGAATAAACTATTAAATAAGTCATATCAGGCAAACAATGAGGAATAGCAGCCCAACTACAATCATAATTTACACAAGGGTCGTTACACTTAGCTTCGTTATCAATTGAATCAATAACACAATCTCCTTCCCACTCGTCGGCCGTACAATCATGAGCAACAGTTGAATAATTACATTCCCCTGCTGTACAAGTAGCTTCACCTGTATATTCGATAAATTGTGTGCCGTCCTCAGAACAGAAACTGTCCGGAGGATCGTCACAGATCCCATCCCCAGAGCAGTCGGTATCGATGTCACCGTCTGTGTCAGAATCTGAGTCCGAATCAGTAGAGCCGTCGGGATCTCCCGA
Coding sequences:
- a CDS encoding MarR family transcriptional regulator, with protein sequence MNATTDPIQQMAEDADGPVQELLLRLETLTGSRVRDEISNSQYRVLAEIGGREALSVGDLGKAIRSAQSTTSEMVARLAKAGLVRKLRGSPGGAVADGRVVMIELTDLGRKMVQQYRKRVHEWSRSLLGRMAPGERDACLEALQRLDELLRKGMDA
- a CDS encoding PAS domain S-box protein, with product MTQSPDSEKRSRRDPVSPDDLPRSVLDDLLEGCQVIGPDYCYLYVNHAVAAQGRTTRENLVGRTMQAVYPDIEATAMFAVLRQSMEKRISQKMENEFVFPDGSSGWFELRFEPVPAGVAVFSVEITERRRVEAVLHRTQRAFRTLSKCNQTLVRASDEDRFLRDVCALAVEHGYRLAWIGFKESDAARSVRPVAAAGVDEGYTTALQVTWGDDARGHGPTGRAIRTGETAVARFIATDPEFAPWNAAALLRGFLSSVALPFRVDGEVAGALNLYAAEPDAFDGEELKLLEEMALDLGYGIATLRARVAHQLAQESTRASAQRWSGTFNAISDTVCVISTNHEFVEINDAGCAAIGRPREEIIGRKCFDLLHGTDIPIMACPCSQVGQALKPAVGMLEQGDRCYELLAWPILGSDRRLEGFVHIVKDITERKRVEQALRENEARFRAVFEVTSVGIVQVDPRDGRIGRYNEKYREITGYSDEELRAMQFRELTHPDDRERDWELFSRAVRGETPDYRNEKRYVRKDGSIVWVRLNASFVRDSAGKPLRTVAICEDITESKRAEVALRESEERYRMLFENSLDAVLLTVPDGSVLSANPAACHMFGRTEAEIHTLGRDAILDPKDPRLVGLLATRARDGKAFGELAFFRKDGSSFPGEVSSVLFEERSGSVRSSMIIRDITERKLAEIALRQSEGKFRTIFEASASAMAIIERDKMISMVNREFSKLSLYEEADVIGQSWLTLIPPEDLGRLQEYNSRRLIDPKSAPDQYEFTFYRKDGAVRNCLMSVGVIPTSNQIICSFVDITERKRAEAKRLELEEQLRGAQKMEAIGRLAGGVAHDFNNLLAVIISYAEFTIEQLRESDPVRSDIKEICKAGHRAAVLTRQLLAFGRKQMLAPEVLSLNDVVTDIESMLTRLLGEDVDVATYLAEDLGNVTADRGQIEQVLMNLAVNSRDAMPEGGKLTIETANVELDENYAERHVAVVPGRYVLLSVTDTGCGMDAETQSRVFEPFFTTKERGKGTGLGLSTAYGIVKQSGGNIWIYSVPGQGTTFKVYLPRVNALAVEAALKPVSEAPTGSETVLVVEDEDAVRRLTERILRTAGYRVLAASNGGEALLLCEKHGDAIDLLLTDVVMPQMGGRELSDRLAKLSPGLRVLFTSGYTDEAIVHHGALDQGTNFIGKPFSAAALTRKVRAVLDEPGPEAKL
- a CDS encoding ferritin family protein encodes the protein MTTITARQAIRNAIEAELAASRFYGLLADSTEDAESRAFLAGLAEQEVLHARAIEVKSREIADGPLPSRAEGEVEMIETLPEWRFADGVTLEQALDIAFEAENKASMYYDAFADFFDGPAKEFFVELARVEAEHAAELAKRKQRLS
- a CDS encoding tyrosine-type recombinase/integrase, whose amino-acid sequence is MATEVHLRKLANSWQYDFKPPDGDRERKGGFRTKQAALCAGQKRLVEIEAGGKQITLDEAYKAYMAAIQMKDRARDVYEHHWTRIKPILGHLYIEEITTSELDVFKQKMPSNLGPRTVNHHLTLIRAVLRFMWKREKLAKLPYIPTLSVPRKDAPWYTTAERDRLLDGMFHLRPTWYLFFYLTCRLGLRRGEVYAISKDKIRDIPPQLVVDVQVQTGTKTRPAMITTRKNNEAYTLELSQDVVDAIKWHIDQGYAGSHYLFGDDKGGFPVWVDSYKRPLRYVQKKVGLRRLGHHAIGRHSVASQAATGGQSIKAIQAQLGHRSEQSTHRYAHLGSGAQLRVVDSLAPATPPHAAGQ
- a CDS encoding helix-turn-helix domain-containing protein, with translation MPYRFQGAEAESLDAVQTDRDPGGGVPPGSGSTRKWLNYEQAADYTGWSVRYLRNLVSADQIPVYGPLRSRRFRVDMLDLFLTNRDAAMRKFLAERSSHHGD
- a CDS encoding phage Gp37/Gp68 family protein, producing MSTKISWTNETWNTVTGCQKVSAGCARCYAATMTRRLKAMGQEKYQAGFSEVVTHPECLGEPYKLRKPSMVFVNSMSDTFHKDVPVEFIQKIFSVAVDCPRHTFQVLTKRSERLVELAPQLPWPANVWMGVSVENERHVNRIDHLRQVPAAVRFLSIEPLLGPIPNLNLDGIDWVIVGGESGPGSEPVLEAWVVDIRDQCREAGVAFFFKQWGGRNNKKAGHLLLGETCQEMPDAANVVSRVVTKPAA
- a CDS encoding DUF3631 domain-containing protein → MTPSKGLGALPEGAALEDLNSMDSDLNDEEESLQCLGPAQTRKDAIAGNRVGDDDTDIFAILKTLTQDDPEDVKRCALMEFASLLLKKKSIEFVMARDVAVRTLRKRGFGSPAETIDAAITRCQLERWAAEEKEEAERQAAEASVPVDGAKLLDDVAREIREHVILPAHSADAAALWVLHAHAHDAATHSPILVLRSPEKRSGKTTMLSLLGEIVPHRSSAANITPAALYTIVNYEHPTLLIDEADTFLAGEVMRGILNSGHDRRQAFVVRRSGADVTTYSTWSPKIVALIGDLADTLRDRSITVELRRKLPEEQVVRLGASDIALLHEQKGSAFFWVKQHLDALRTADPEIPGALHSRAADNWRPLIAIADLVGGSWPDRARTAAIMSVDSDDEGSVTEQLLMDIKEIFSDIVEARISSAELVGRLCQLDDRPWKESAFGRRLTPNLLASRLRAHRIRPKSIRFERGTLKGYEQSQFDDAFKRYVGNTASGAHTTGTPGPRGGDHVAIEIEVATEAKQVPVHEDRSPRLDESCPGVPAFVGRVGGDDDLQLFPAPNGVGLNPRD